One Armatimonadota bacterium DNA segment encodes these proteins:
- the sixA gene encoding phosphohistidine phosphatase SixA, with translation MRLYLVQHGEAKPESEDPARPLTEQGRREAERVARFAVQHGVRVLRIVHSGKLRARQTAEVWGQLLPEARVEEADGLDPNDDPARWADRLRDATEDLLLVGHLPHLRRLADLLLCGEPERQLVTFRMAGVVCLERDDPTGRWSVRWILPPELVP, from the coding sequence ATGCGGCTCTATCTCGTCCAGCACGGGGAGGCGAAGCCCGAATCCGAGGACCCTGCCCGCCCCCTCACGGAGCAGGGCCGGCGGGAGGCGGAACGAGTTGCGCGGTTCGCGGTCCAGCACGGGGTCCGCGTCCTCCGGATCGTGCACAGCGGTAAGCTGAGGGCCCGGCAGACCGCAGAGGTGTGGGGCCAACTGCTGCCTGAGGCCCGGGTGGAGGAAGCGGATGGTCTTGATCCCAACGACGACCCCGCCCGATGGGCCGACCGGCTCCGGGACGCCACGGAAGACCTCCTCCTCGTGGGCCATCTCCCGCACCTGCGCCGGCTTGCGGACCTCCTCCTCTGCGGGGAGCCGGAGCGCCAACTCGTGACGTTCCGCATGGCCGGGGTGGTCTGTCTCGAGCGGGACGACCCGACCGGCCGGTGGTCCGTGCGCTGGATCCTGCCGCCGGAGCTCGTGCCCTAA